AGCAGGAACAGCAAGGCGCCGCTGTCGGTGGCGACCTCGACGCCGTCGCGGTTCACGCCCAGATAGAAGAGGTCGAGAGGTCCGAGCTCGGTCGGCTCCCCGTGGCGTCCGGCGTGCACCGCGGCGGAGCCCTCGACGAGCGTGATCGCGTGCTCCCACTCGGGACGCAGCGGCAGGCGCACGCGTGCACCCGGCTGCAGCACGAGCTCCGCGCCGACGATCGGGGTGTGCACGGTCGCGGGGGAGGTGACGCCCGCGAACTCGCCGACGACGACCGTGGCGGTCGCCCCCGTGAGTGCGATGGTGGGCAGATCCTCGTGGCGCTCGAAGTCCGGATCGCCGTGGCGTCGGCCCTCCGGCAGGACGATCCACAGCTGCAGCGCGTCGAGAGGGCCGGGCTCGTCTCCCAGCGAGTACTCCGAGTGCGAGATGCCGCGGCCCGAGGTCATGATGTTCAGCGCGCCGCGGCGGATGGTGACGTCGCTGCCCACACTGTCGCGATGCCTGATCTCGCCCACGAGCGGCCAGGTCACGGTCTGCAGGCCGATGTGCGGATGCGGATCGACGCGCATCACGGCGTCCTGCGGCCCGAAGCGGTCGAAGAAGCACCAGGCGCCGACGGTCGGCAGGTCGCGCTGCGGCAGCGAGCGGTGCACGGCCATCGCCCGGACGCCGCCCAGGGGGACCTCGCGCGGCTCGAGCAGCAGCTCCCGCGGGCCGTCGCAGGTGTCGGAGGAGAGGTCGGTCTCGTCCGTGCCGACGTCGAGTCTCGTCACTCCGGTGACTCTCCCTGCGTCGCCGAGTCGAGCGGGGTGTCGCCGGGCCAGTCGACGACGGCGCCCGCGACCTCGTTCTTCTGCAGGTAGCTCGCGATGAAGGGACACACGGGCACGATCGCGTCGCCGCGGCGCGCCGCGTCGGCGAGCGCCTCGGAGGCGAGCGTGTCGCCCAGGCCCTTCCCACGGAACGCCGGATCGATCTCCGTCGCGATGAAGCGGATCCGTCCCGTCCGCTGGTCGAAGCGCGTCCAGCCGGCGAGGACGTCGCGGTGCGTGTCATCGGTGAGGCGCAGCTCGTAACGGCTCTCCGCGTCGTTCCTCGTCACCCTGAGATCGGTC
The Microbacterium sp. JZ31 genome window above contains:
- a CDS encoding pirin family protein, which produces MTRLDVGTDETDLSSDTCDGPRELLLEPREVPLGGVRAMAVHRSLPQRDLPTVGAWCFFDRFGPQDAVMRVDPHPHIGLQTVTWPLVGEIRHRDSVGSDVTIRRGALNIMTSGRGISHSEYSLGDEPGPLDALQLWIVLPEGRRHGDPDFERHEDLPTIALTGATATVVVGEFAGVTSPATVHTPIVGAELVLQPGARVRLPLRPEWEHAITLVEGSAAVHAGRHGEPTELGPLDLFYLGVNRDGVEVATDSGALLFLLGGEPFAEDLVMWWNFVGRGHDEIARARDEWEAGSERFGRVVAHGLERIPAPPLPHVRLTPRRRRL
- a CDS encoding GNAT family N-acetyltransferase; protein product: MTDLRVTRNDAESRYELRLTDDTHRDVLAGWTRFDQRTGRIRFIATEIDPAFRGKGLGDTLASEALADAARRGDAIVPVCPFIASYLQKNEVAGAVVDWPGDTPLDSATQGESPE